TCTTTGTTAACTTTGGAGTGATCCAATCGCTGCCGTCAAGAAATTTTGCACCTCGGGCGTGATTTCCGTAAGGGACTAAATTTAATGTTTCGTCAGCTGGCAAAATGTGCTGGAGTTTTGGTCCATATTCTGCTTTTAAAGCATGAAGCTGAAGTTCGAATCTAGGATTCTTTTTTATTAAATCTTCAATAGTGGATTGACCATCTCCTTTTACAATCAAAAATTCTTTAGACACAATTCCTGTAATTTTTCCCTTTTTTTGCAGCGGATGTCGAATATAAAAAATACCAACTTCTTTTTCGAACGGAATAAAATCCTGCAATAAAAAATCAAAATTTGCTTTTCCAGCATAATCCACTAGTTCTGAAAGTGTTTTAATTTTTTTTACTCCCGAACCACGCAGTCCAATATCAGGTTTTGCAACTAACGGAAAATGAATTTGTTTTTCGGTTAAATGAGACACTATATCTTTTACATCTGAATTTTCGCGAATTAAAATTGTTTTCGGATATTTTTTTTGCGGCAGCAAATCATAAATTTGTTTTTTACTCTCCATAATAAAACCACCATTTTTAATTTTGGGATTAGAGGCATTAAAGAAAAAAATAGATCTTGCTTTTAGAGCATAATAAATCCAGAGAAAATAAATGGGGAAATACAAAACTTGAAAAGGCCAATATTCCCAATTGGTAAGTTTGTGAAAAAATAACTTCATCTTTCTGTTTTTAAATTCGGATAAAAGAAGCTGAAAAATCTTCTATTTTAACTAAATCATAATATTTCATTGCACCTTTGTTTTGCTCAGTAACAACCTGCGTAACACTTAATGTTTTCATTATATTTTCTCTATTAATAATTAAACCATTTTGAGTATCGCCGCTATGGGTGTTTTTATGAAAATCAAGCATATCAAGAGCTGCGATTTCATTTTTATTTTTCAAAAAATCAAAAAACCATTTTGATCTTTCTTTCCTTATCTCTTCTGGATACAAGGTGACTGATGACCAGATGTGATTTTGGTTTTCATCCAACTGTACTGTTCTTTTATGGCAGCCATCCCAGATCAATTCAAATAAACTTTTTTCCTGATATAAAACCAGCGTAAAGGGTTCTATATTGTCGAGATTAATCTGTTTCCAAAAATCCTTTGGCGAATCTTTTTCAATGATATCCAGTACAATTAATCCACGGCTTTTTCGGTATTCAGATGCAGGATTGTGTTTTATAATTCCACCATTTAATAATACTAAAACAGTTCCATTTTCATCCATTGCAAACCAGGTTCCACCAGCTTTTGAATCTTTTGGATACATGATTTTTTTTCCGTTGTGACTATAATTTCGGGGAGCTGCGGCAACGGGACGAATTGTTTTTTCGTCGCGGTTTGAGGTAATAATTGCAACTCCATTACTGTTTACAAAACTTACTGTACACATTGTTTTCTATATTCGATAGTTGATTGAGCCACTCCAAAATTTTCATCGACTGAAATATTTTCAAACTGCAATAAGGCTACTTTAATTAACGCCTGATGGTGTACGCAATGTTCAAGATTGTAAAGCAGTTCTCTGTAATAATTACTTTGGATTCTCGTCGTAAGACCATCAATATATTGTTCCAGAAACATGATTTTATTTTCACTCTGCAATCCTGCTTTTATGTCGATAATGCATTGTTTCGCAAATTCAGTTTCTGTTTGTATTTTATGATTTCTCTGACGTTTATCATAATTCAAAACACCTGAATCATAATCGCTTTGAAGGCACTGAAACATTTCCAAAATATGTCTGGTATGTTCTCCAATTGTGGCATTGCTTAACGCTTTACAGGATTTTGAATACTCAGTATCCGATAATTGATTTAATAAAACTGTTAACTCATCTAAACTTCGGCATATTGATTTTAATAACATAACTTTTAATTTAGAAGATTGAACAATTGTTTTTTATTTAAATAAAGTAATCCTAAACTGCAGAATAAAGTAATAACGGCCAATGCAAAAAGTAATCCTCCGTCATTTTGAATCTCGATGCCTAAGACAAATAAGTGTGACAAAATAGCTCCAAACATAATTCCGGCTGCAGCAAAAGCACCAATCCATGTTGCTCTGGGTATTACAATTAAAATGGCTGCGATGAGTTCTGCTATTCCAGAGCCAATTCTTCCATACGGTTCTATTCCCAAGCAGGAAAATATATATACGCTTTCTTCGGCACCGCTGAATTTAAAAAACAAGGTCTGAAGTAATATTACTGAGGCTGTTATTCTTAGAATCCACATTATAACTTCTCTTTTCATGGCTTCTGATTATTATATATTTTTTTCCAGTTATTATCAGCTTTGGTTTTTAAATTACTCTCGTCTTTATTCCAGCTTTTGAGTGTATTATTAAAATAAGCATTGTAGAATAAATACAATTTACCATCTGTAATTTTAAATGTTTCTGGATTTATTTCGACTTTTTCTCCAGAATCTCCCATGGCATACGCACACCAGCCGCCGTATTGAGGTTCGTATTTGGCTGGATTTTTTAAAAATGTATTTTTATTTTCTACTGATGAAAAATTATAAACCACTCCCTGATACGAAACTGAAATTTCTTTTTTGCCTTTAACCGCTTTTCCCAGATTAAAATATCCCAAAGGATCATATCCCTGAATACCTAATTTATTTTCTAAATTATACAGATTAATTCTCTTTGCTTCATTTTGGGCAAATGAAGTGCCTGAAACTAAAATCAATACGAATACTATTAGCTTTTTCATGTTCAATTTATTTTAAGTTTTTTAATACTGCAATTAATAATTCTGTAGATATACGTTGTTTAATATTGGGTGAGATATATTCAAAAAGTATATCGCCTTGCGTATTTACAACAAAAACCGAAGGAACAGGCAGTAAGCTGTTATTGATTCCGTTTGAATGTTTACGGATTATTTCTTTATAGTTTTCGGGTGCTTGATAAGAAATTCCTACTGCATTTATTAAAGTTCCTCCTGCATCGGAAATTAAAGTATATTTTACTTTGTCTTTTTCTTCTGTTACTTTTAAATTTTCAGGAGAATCTGGACTTACAGCAATAATTTGATATCCCAAATCGATAATTTGCTTTTCGGCTTCAGCCAATGCTTGTAAATGCATATTACAATAAGGACACCAGCCGCCACGATAAAAAACAAAAACTGTATTTTTCTTTTTAAGCAGTTCCGAAATGTCAGCATCTTTATTTTCAGATGTTTTTAAAATAACATTTGGAATTTTTTCTCCTATAAGTAAAGGAGCGATATCATTCGCAGATTTAGGAACTGCGATTTGTGCATAAACAGCCGAATTAAGGACTGTAAGGAAAATTAAAAGTAATTTTTTCATAATGAATTTGTTTTTGCATCTTTTTAATGATGTAAAATTATTGCACTATGAAAAAGCAAAATGTCGGCTAATTTACATTTAGCCTGAAATAATTATAATTTAGTGATATCAGAAATGATAATTTCTTTTCTGTTGTACCTTAAGAGCTGGCTGGCTTCCATTTCATTGAGTAATTGGGCAGCAGTTTGTCTTGAAGTGCAGATAATTTGAGCAATATCATTCTGCGTCAAATAGTTTTCAATTGCTACTAGATTTCCATTTCTAACGCCTTCTTTTTCTGCCCAGTCCTTAAGAAATTGATAGAGTCTGGTTTTGGCATCTTTAGAAATTAAATTGGCATAACTATTTTTTATACGCTTCATTTTTAAGCCAACAAATTTGGTATATGAAATGGCAAGCATTGGATTGCGCAGCAATAAGTCTTCAAAATCCGACATTAAAAAACTGCAGATTACCACATCGTCAGAAAGTACTTTGGCATATTCTTCGACTTTGCTATCTGTTTCCAATGTTAGTTCGCCAAATAAATCACCTTTTTGAATAATATCCTTTATGGTTTCGTTACCATCATCATCAATAGCAACAATTTTTATATTTCCTTTTTTCAGTAAAAAAATACGAGGCACATCTGAAGAAGAAAAATAAATAATTTCTCCTTTTGATGCTTTTTTAAAACCAGTTATAATACATAATTGCTTGATTTGGGAATAGCTCAGTGTTCTAAACAATTTATGATCCCGCAAGTACCAATATTTTAAATCTTCGTACATAATGTATATTTTCTCTGCGTAAATATAAGCATTTATCATACGATCGTATGCCTAAAATCTTTGTGTGTTAGGCAGTACAAATCTGGAAGTTTGTAAAGTGTGAAAAAATTAATTTTCTACTTAAATAACTTTCCAGCAAACTCATTTAAGCATCTTCTCCAGGTAAGCCATTCATGAGCTGTTTCTGGAGACTCATAATATTCATATTTGATGCCCTGCTGCTCGAGCATATTTCGAAATGCACCAACCGATTTAGGAAAAGGAGCAGGTTCTTTGGTTCCTAATCCGAGCCAGAAAAGTTTAATCTGCTTATTTAAGGCATTTCCATCTTTATATTTTCCATCTAAAAATGAAGAAACATCTATGGTATCTGAATTTGGATAATTTGCCGTACCGCTGAATCCGCCATAATATGAAAAAGTATCCAAATGATTCATCATAATTCTCATGGTTTGATTGGCTCCCATTGAAAGACCTGCAATAGCTCTATTTTCTCGTTTTGGAATGGTACGGAATTTAGCATCAATCATAGGAATTACTTCTTTAATAAGGACTTCTTCAAAAATGGATTCCCTCGGCTTATTTTTATCCGATGGCGTATTTTTTTGATCTTTATAAGCATACCCATTGTCCATTACAATAATCATGGGAACTGCTTTTTTTGAAGCTATCAGATTATCTAAAATAAGGTTTGCTTTTCCTTGCGATGACCAGCCTGTTTCGTCTTCAAAACTTCCATGCTGCAAATAAAGAACGGGATAACGTGTTTTCGTATTTTCATTATAACCGTCTGGAGTATATACGAAACAACGTCTAAAAGAATTGGTTAGTTTTGAGAAATAGATATTTTCGCTTACGAGACCATGAGGAACATTTTTTAAAGCGAAAAAATCCTGATCGGCAGAAGGAATTTCTATACCGCTCCCCCATCTTCCAGCACCATAAAAATAAAGACTTCCCGGATCTGGAACGGAAGCGCCATCGATATTTAACTGATAATAATGAAATCCTTCATCCTGCGGATTCGATTCTCCTGTCCAAACGCCTTTTTCATCTTTTTTCATATCGTATTTCACACCGCCAATATCCAGCTGTACTTTGCTTGCATTGGGTGCGGAAATGCTGGTGCGAACACGTCTTTGCGAATTGACCTGAGGAAATATTTTTTCGGGCTGATTTACCGATGAAGGCTTAAAATCTTCTGTAATAATTGGTTCTGACTGGGCATTTGCTGACTGAAAACACAAATTGACAATTGCAATAACAACGGTAATCGATAGTTTCATATTTTCCTTTTTAGTTAATCATCTGTATGTAAAATCAATTTATTGAAATAAAAGCGGAGCCAATTCTTTGAAGCTTCTGCGCCAAGTCAAAAATTCATGAGCTGTATTTTCAGAAACATAAGAAAAGGCATTAAATCCAGCATCTTTAAGCATTTTTACTGCGGATTTCACTGATTCTGGTCTTTCGCGGCTGCCGCAGCTTATAAAAATCAGTTTTACTTTTGACTTATCTTTAATTTCTTCAGGTTTATAGATGCCGCCGCTTAAGAGTGCATAATGCGAGAAAACATCTGGTTTGTTTAGCGTAATAGAATGTGTTTCCATTCCGCCCATTGATAAACCGGCCATAGCGCGATTTGCCTGATTGGAAATGGTACGGAAATTTGAATCGACATAAGGAATTAATTCGTCTACTAGAACCGTTTGAAATGGTTCTATTTTAAAACTTGCCAATCCGCCGTATTTAATTTCGTTAGTCATTCCGTACGTCATCACAATAATGAATGGGTTTATTTTACCTTCTGCAATTAAATTATCCATAATTAAGTTAACACGCCCTTGATTGCTCCAAGCCGTTTCATCTTCTCCCCAGCCGTGCTGCAAATACAAAACCGGATACTTTTTGTCTTTATCTTTATGATAAGAAGGCGGAGTATATACAAAAGCTCTGTGTGAGGTATTAGTGCTTTTTGAAGGAAAAAGAATCTGCTGCACATTTCCGTGCGGAACATCCTTCAAAGCGTAGAAATCTTGATCGTGTGCCGGAATTTCGATCCCACTTTCCCAGCGTGTCGATCCGTAAAAGTTAAGCGCACCCGGATCATTAAAAACTCCGCCGTCAATAGTTACATGATAATAATGAAAACCCTCGTCCATTGCGCCTTCTGTTGTGCCTTTCCAATAGCCGTCCTGATCTTTTGTAAGAACGGTTCCGCCTTTGGCTCCGCCCAATCCCAGACTTACTACAACAGATTTTGCTTCGGGAGCTGCAATTTGAAATCGTGCATATCCTTGAGAATTAACTTTAGGATATTCCTGCCCTGGCTGATTAAGCGCTGAAGGTTTAAAATCTTCAGCAATCGAAGCCGTGTTTTGAGCAAACCCCATGACTCCTGATAAAACTAATACGATAATAATGCTATACTGTTTCATGATTTTCTGTTTAAAAGTTATTTTACTTCTGGAACAATAATTTGGTATTTTCCGCTAAGATGCATTAGACTAAAAAGATACATCAGTCCGTCATAATAGGGATCAAAGTAACCGTCTTCATAAGGCTCGAGTTTTGCATTCCAAACGGCGTGAACAAAATCTATGCTCTCTTTATCGGGATTGACTAATGATGCAGTGGCAGAAGTGGCTACTAATCCAATGGAATGTCTGAGTTTTTTAACAGGGCCTGCTTGAAGAATAAAATCTGGCGTCGAACCATCTAGATTAAACTGATCTTCAAATTGATTCAATCCTTTAGATCGGAGAAAATTTTGAAATCGTTTTGCATATTCTTCCTGCCATTTTTTATCTTTTCCGTACCAAGTGTAATCCATGGCCACATTCATAGGAACACGCCACGAATCGTAACGAAATCCGGCCGGCATCCAAGGTGTTGGGTGCGGTTCACCTGTAAATTCGGTATAATCTGAATTGAGACCTGTTACAGGATGACAGGCTTTATGCAAAAAATTACGCGAAACTTCTGCGCATTTTTTATAAAATTGTTCGTGGCCATCTTTAGCATACAATGCCCATATTTCATAGAATGCAGGAACGTGATAAGAAGGATCTGTCCAATTGTAGCCCCCGCCTTCCGGCACAAATGAAATCTGTTTGTGTTCGGTATTTATAATATTATGCACATTTCCAGTTCCGTCTTTTTTCCACATCGCATCCAGTATTTTTCTGGCTTCTTTGTAGTAGTCTATTCCTGTCGCGTTTCCCCATTTGTTGGAAGCAAAAAGAAGGCTGGTTACATAGTACAATTCGCCATCTGAAGCAGATCCTGGAGAGTTTTGCTTTTTAGTTAACGGATTCACACTCCAAGCAAAATACCCTTCTCTTGGTCCATCTTGATGCTGCATGTATTTCACAGACCATCGCCAAAGACGATCGAAAACTTCTTTTTTATTGAGCTGAACGGCAACCATCATTCCATACGACATTCCTTCGGTACGGGCATCTTTATTTTTAACATCTGAAACATAGCCGAGAGCATCTCCTTCTTCAAAATATACTTTGTTTGGCCCTTCAAAAATATCATAATAGGCTTTGGCCACTTTTTTGTCTATTTCATCTTGGCTGTAACCTGCTTCTTTAAAAAGATTTCGGTATTGGGGTCTTTCGGCTTCTGTTTTTGCTGTTTTCTTTTGCTTCTGTCCCATAATCGAAATTGGTGCAGCGAGTGTGAAAATTATGGTCAAAGCAGAAATTACAATCAAATATCGGTTTGATTTTTTTTTATGTAGAATCATATTTATCTGTTTAAATATTAATTATTCATCACAAAAAATAAATGAGTTTTTGTTTTGGGATTTAAGTCTACTGTAATGCATAAAGTGTTCAATCGCATTAATGCAAATAATAAACAGCGCATTCCTGCGCTGTTTATAAAAAACTAACTTAACTTAAACTAACCAAATTTTAATGTTTTTAATACCCAGGATTATTATCGCTTGGTTTTATTTTAGGATTAGATGATGTTTCTCTATTAGGTATTGGCCATAGCTCACTTTTACCAGGAGTAAAACCTGTTCCCTGCAATACGGTGCTTGCTATACCCCATCGTATAATATCATCAAAACGAGATTGTTCTCCTGCAAATTCTACTTGACGCTCGTGTACAATTGCAGCAAAAACTGCTTCTTTTGTTGCCGTGATATTAGTGGTAAGGTTTGCTCTATCGCGAACTTGTTTGATGTATGCTATTGCTGCTGTCTGCGATCCGCCATCTCTTTGGTTTTCGCACTCTGCTTTCATAAGCAGTACATCTGCATAACGCATTACTTTAAAGTTAATGCTTGATCGCGTTGCTTCATCTTCTCTTGTGTAATAGTTTTGATATTTTTTCCAGCCTGCTCTTCTAATTCCTGCAGAGGTAGTAAAATTACTTGCGACCATTACTTTGGTTCCTTTTAAATATGAAGAACCCGGCACATAAAAAGTGTCTCCGAAACGGTTATCACCAGCCTCATACGAATCTAAAAGATCATCTGATGGGTAAACATTGTACCAGCTAAGATTTCCGTATTCCTGACCTCTAAGTGTTGACTCATCAAAACCAGTTCCACCGCTATCACCAACAGCTCCCCATTGATCCCCGGTTCCGTTTTTTTCGTCAAACTCGATTTCAAAAATCGATTCTTTGCCATGTTCTGTTTCTTCCATAAAGTTGTTGTAAAAATTACCTTTGTCTTCAAGGCTGTAACTTGTTACGTTATTTAAAGCAGCCAAAGCTTCATTGTATTTCTTTTGATATAACAGCACTTTACCCAATTGTGCATACGCGGCTTCTTTATTGGCTCTTCCTGCCGATTCTGAAGCTTTTGATAAAAGATTTTGTGATGCAAATACAAGGTCTTCTTCAATTAAAGCATACACCTCAGCTTTAGGGCTTCTTGGATTTCCAACAATAGTTCCTGATTTATAAATTGGTATATCTCCAAAACGTCTCACTAATAGAAAATAATAGTACGCTCTTAAAAAATGAGCTTCGCCTAAATATTTATTCTTTTTTTCCTGAGATAAAACAGAATTAGGAAGAGCATTTATTTTGGATTCGTTATCCAGCACAAAATTGGCTCTGGATATTCCTATATAACAAGATTCCCAATAGTATTGAATAATATCGTTTCCTCCATTAAAAGAAAAATCTTGAAAAGGTTTCTTATTACCTTCTAACTGTGGATTTCCTAAAGCATCGTGCCCCATAAGATCCATTGCGAAGAAAAGATTTCGGCCGTAGAGTCCTCTTGTTTGAAGATTTGCATACGAAGCATTTACAGCAGACTGCACTTGTGCTTCGGTTTTAAAGAAAGTTTCAGGCGATAAGGTATTAGGATTTGTCAATTCTAATTCGCCAGTGTCACATGAAGTCATGGTTAAAACTCCAGACAGTACTATAAGTATATATTTAATTTTTTTCATCGTCTTTAAATATTAAAATGTAACATCAATTCCAAAAATTACTGATTTTGGCTGTGGGTATCTTCCTAAATCAATACCTGCTGAATTTGCATTAGCATCTGCACGTGCAATTTCAGGATCTAAACCAGAGTATTTTGTAATTGTGATCAGGTTCTGTCCGCTTATGTAGAATCTTGCTTTTGAGAAATAACTTTTAAACGCATCTCCAGTTAATGTATATCCCAAAGCGATGTTTTTTAATCTTGTAAAAGAACCGTCTTCAATATAGCGCTGGTTTGCAGAAGACCAGTTGATATCTGCTCCTTGTGCTCTTGGTAAAGTAGCTGAAGGAT
This is a stretch of genomic DNA from Flavobacterium endoglycinae. It encodes these proteins:
- a CDS encoding ATP-grasp domain-containing protein — protein: MKLFFHKLTNWEYWPFQVLYFPIYFLWIYYALKARSIFFFNASNPKIKNGGFIMESKKQIYDLLPQKKYPKTILIRENSDVKDIVSHLTEKQIHFPLVAKPDIGLRGSGVKKIKTLSELVDYAGKANFDFLLQDFIPFEKEVGIFYIRHPLQKKGKITGIVSKEFLIVKGDGQSTIEDLIKKNPRFELQLHALKAEYGPKLQHILPADETLNLVPYGNHARGAKFLDGSDWITPKLTKTINDIAAEIPEFYFGRFDIMYNTFEELERGENFQIVELNGAASEPTHIYDPKHSVWFAWKELARHITYMYEISAENHKMGVPYLNYKEGLREYKLHLAQNNKIMNF
- a CDS encoding NRDE family protein, producing the protein MCTVSFVNSNGVAIITSNRDEKTIRPVAAAPRNYSHNGKKIMYPKDSKAGGTWFAMDENGTVLVLLNGGIIKHNPASEYRKSRGLIVLDIIEKDSPKDFWKQINLDNIEPFTLVLYQEKSLFELIWDGCHKRTVQLDENQNHIWSSVTLYPEEIRKERSKWFFDFLKNKNEIAALDMLDFHKNTHSGDTQNGLIINRENIMKTLSVTQVVTEQNKGAMKYYDLVKIEDFSASFIRI
- a CDS encoding DinB family protein, producing the protein MLLKSICRSLDELTVLLNQLSDTEYSKSCKALSNATIGEHTRHILEMFQCLQSDYDSGVLNYDKRQRNHKIQTETEFAKQCIIDIKAGLQSENKIMFLEQYIDGLTTRIQSNYYRELLYNLEHCVHHQALIKVALLQFENISVDENFGVAQSTIEYRKQCVQ
- a CDS encoding DoxX family protein → MKREVIMWILRITASVILLQTLFFKFSGAEESVYIFSCLGIEPYGRIGSGIAELIAAILIVIPRATWIGAFAAAGIMFGAILSHLFVLGIEIQNDGGLLFALAVITLFCSLGLLYLNKKQLFNLLN
- a CDS encoding YHS domain-containing (seleno)protein; this translates as MKKLIVFVLILVSGTSFAQNEAKRINLYNLENKLGIQGYDPLGYFNLGKAVKGKKEISVSYQGVVYNFSSVENKNTFLKNPAKYEPQYGGWCAYAMGDSGEKVEINPETFKITDGKLYLFYNAYFNNTLKSWNKDESNLKTKADNNWKKIYNNQKP
- a CDS encoding peroxiredoxin-like family protein; translation: MKKLLLIFLTVLNSAVYAQIAVPKSANDIAPLLIGEKIPNVILKTSENKDADISELLKKKNTVFVFYRGGWCPYCNMHLQALAEAEKQIIDLGYQIIAVSPDSPENLKVTEEKDKVKYTLISDAGGTLINAVGISYQAPENYKEIIRKHSNGINNSLLPVPSVFVVNTQGDILFEYISPNIKQRISTELLIAVLKNLK
- a CDS encoding Crp/Fnr family transcriptional regulator, which translates into the protein MYEDLKYWYLRDHKLFRTLSYSQIKQLCIITGFKKASKGEIIYFSSSDVPRIFLLKKGNIKIVAIDDDGNETIKDIIQKGDLFGELTLETDSKVEEYAKVLSDDVVICSFLMSDFEDLLLRNPMLAISYTKFVGLKMKRIKNSYANLISKDAKTRLYQFLKDWAEKEGVRNGNLVAIENYLTQNDIAQIICTSRQTAAQLLNEMEASQLLRYNRKEIIISDITKL
- a CDS encoding alpha/beta hydrolase-fold protein; this translates as MKLSITVVIAIVNLCFQSANAQSEPIITEDFKPSSVNQPEKIFPQVNSQRRVRTSISAPNASKVQLDIGGVKYDMKKDEKGVWTGESNPQDEGFHYYQLNIDGASVPDPGSLYFYGAGRWGSGIEIPSADQDFFALKNVPHGLVSENIYFSKLTNSFRRCFVYTPDGYNENTKTRYPVLYLQHGSFEDETGWSSQGKANLILDNLIASKKAVPMIIVMDNGYAYKDQKNTPSDKNKPRESIFEEVLIKEVIPMIDAKFRTIPKRENRAIAGLSMGANQTMRIMMNHLDTFSYYGGFSGTANYPNSDTIDVSSFLDGKYKDGNALNKQIKLFWLGLGTKEPAPFPKSVGAFRNMLEQQGIKYEYYESPETAHEWLTWRRCLNEFAGKLFK
- a CDS encoding alpha/beta hydrolase-fold protein → MKQYSIIIVLVLSGVMGFAQNTASIAEDFKPSALNQPGQEYPKVNSQGYARFQIAAPEAKSVVVSLGLGGAKGGTVLTKDQDGYWKGTTEGAMDEGFHYYHVTIDGGVFNDPGALNFYGSTRWESGIEIPAHDQDFYALKDVPHGNVQQILFPSKSTNTSHRAFVYTPPSYHKDKDKKYPVLYLQHGWGEDETAWSNQGRVNLIMDNLIAEGKINPFIIVMTYGMTNEIKYGGLASFKIEPFQTVLVDELIPYVDSNFRTISNQANRAMAGLSMGGMETHSITLNKPDVFSHYALLSGGIYKPEEIKDKSKVKLIFISCGSRERPESVKSAVKMLKDAGFNAFSYVSENTAHEFLTWRRSFKELAPLLFQ
- a CDS encoding glycosyl hydrolase family 8; this encodes MILHKKKSNRYLIVISALTIIFTLAAPISIMGQKQKKTAKTEAERPQYRNLFKEAGYSQDEIDKKVAKAYYDIFEGPNKVYFEEGDALGYVSDVKNKDARTEGMSYGMMVAVQLNKKEVFDRLWRWSVKYMQHQDGPREGYFAWSVNPLTKKQNSPGSASDGELYYVTSLLFASNKWGNATGIDYYKEARKILDAMWKKDGTGNVHNIINTEHKQISFVPEGGGYNWTDPSYHVPAFYEIWALYAKDGHEQFYKKCAEVSRNFLHKACHPVTGLNSDYTEFTGEPHPTPWMPAGFRYDSWRVPMNVAMDYTWYGKDKKWQEEYAKRFQNFLRSKGLNQFEDQFNLDGSTPDFILQAGPVKKLRHSIGLVATSATASLVNPDKESIDFVHAVWNAKLEPYEDGYFDPYYDGLMYLFSLMHLSGKYQIIVPEVK
- a CDS encoding RagB/SusD family nutrient uptake outer membrane protein, with translation MKKIKYILIVLSGVLTMTSCDTGELELTNPNTLSPETFFKTEAQVQSAVNASYANLQTRGLYGRNLFFAMDLMGHDALGNPQLEGNKKPFQDFSFNGGNDIIQYYWESCYIGISRANFVLDNESKINALPNSVLSQEKKNKYLGEAHFLRAYYYFLLVRRFGDIPIYKSGTIVGNPRSPKAEVYALIEEDLVFASQNLLSKASESAGRANKEAAYAQLGKVLLYQKKYNEALAALNNVTSYSLEDKGNFYNNFMEETEHGKESIFEIEFDEKNGTGDQWGAVGDSGGTGFDESTLRGQEYGNLSWYNVYPSDDLLDSYEAGDNRFGDTFYVPGSSYLKGTKVMVASNFTTSAGIRRAGWKKYQNYYTREDEATRSSINFKVMRYADVLLMKAECENQRDGGSQTAAIAYIKQVRDRANLTTNITATKEAVFAAIVHERQVEFAGEQSRFDDIIRWGIASTVLQGTGFTPGKSELWPIPNRETSSNPKIKPSDNNPGY